The Panulirus ornatus isolate Po-2019 chromosome 55, ASM3632096v1, whole genome shotgun sequence genome has a segment encoding these proteins:
- the LOC139765503 gene encoding uncharacterized protein, whose product MVSVRTSMYEIPMGGYTESDLLFGKYFKAVNKFGKIVLASAFMLIYQTVETCNGTLPVRDYCLLKLKWSSSYFSKIFNAPEREILANEPSSDGFLCDITLLFKIIMQVLGNLAEPIKKELRELKNLRNTVCHEDLEMDEADLEQRVNKLKGLCKIILTNTGIVIGNDLTDTINEVESGLQALLDAKLETSDIESHMKALETFRQEKQSKMISEGRKELMKIYSKTKILNPCSWLSDSNFSDFTVDNIFTTLKIAENGANILMNNILNVTSLKERFVPRVVIVKGVMGSGKTSLYRYLLNEWCKRSSKVIGLTVVDIVIGIELRTVSCGSLVQYLREQLLKNTSRQFSESDIIPILQELNVLFAIDGIDEATNQGKALVREIVNKFTDNHIVITTRPEFTLEVMQMAEDHIVLQVEGFDDESQKKFVEKVFSIKYTDTECRDDEARKFLSYKSIVHNSLSNHLTLPLTLALLLVLWCDDSLKVSAVSTTTRLYHMIYDMSQQKLISRLESCGAGHVVSLSRKIRRWLRELGHIAWIMMCEEMLNLNQEHADHLMDLCDKEGLDPIQTMSTFLKCEVKESLTGIMYHFSFQHCSQLEFLAAMYISEELCILESISSFTEGMNCSKFQELIVYVTGLLKIHGKLTTSLASLMKNTLIQCMGVHANDPAVWWRLLVEAEKDTAMSQIVGSIINQTELWVINSWDPPEMTETKVNLLRETGAAPSEIIIHVMYTTSFKQLSELQDIVRLIGERGKSRVKLYIDHQFHTAGDQELVDSHVVPLLKVNNLLEFKGHAGESFTSELVGATKMQSLFIRITSLKALFNLHVSTRKHRHWKTKVMPNRKWALKYMELFLDISTDVKSSEIPYIHFNGNLVVKLAGIADSDALWAGEVLKRLNKRYTSVILQASHLTLAGMKQLFNAADGVTIKIIRVLSDYSATQKEVQSFAVKYGVKIGWGIS is encoded by the coding sequence ATGGTTTCTGTGCGAACTTCCATGTACGAAATACCAATGGGAGGCTATACAGAATCTGACCTCCTCTTTGGGAAATACTTTAAGGCTGTCAATAAATTTGGCAAAATAGTGCTTGCCTCAGCCTTCATGCTGATTTATCAGACTGTTGAAACATGTAATGGAACTTTACCAGTACGAGACTACTGTCTTTTGAAGCTCAAGTGGTCTAGCAGTTACTTCAGTAAGATATTTAATGCACCTGAGAGAGAAATTCTGGCTAATGAACCATCTAGTGATGGATTTTTGTGTGATATAACACTTCTTTTCAAAATTATTATGCAAGTATTGGGTAATTTAGCTGAGCCAATTAAgaaagaattaagagagttgaagaACCTCAGAAATACTGTTTGTCATGAGGATCTTGAGATGGATGAGGCAGATCTAGAGCAAAGAGTGAATAAACTGAAAGGTTTATGTAAAATTATCCTAACAAACACAGGCATTGTTATTGGAAATGATCTCACAGACACTATAAATGAGGTGGAGAGTGGCTTACAAGCCCTTTTGGATGCCAAATTAGAGACCTCAGACATAGAGTCTCATATGAAAGCTCTAGAAACATTCCGTCAAGAGAAACAATCAAAAATGATATCTGAGGGCAGGAAAGAgttgatgaaaatatattcaaaaacCAAGATTCTCAACCCCTGTTCATGGCTCAGTGATAGCAACTTCTCAGACTTTACAGTTGATAATATTTTTACCACTTTAAAGATAGCAGAAAATGGAGCAAATATTTTAATGAATAACATCCTGAATGTGACATCTCTAAAGGAAAGGTTTGTCCCACGGGTGGTAATTGTTAAGGGTGTGATGGGGTCAGGCAAGACTTCACTCTACAGATATCTGCTCAATGAATGGTGCAAGCGGTCATCTAAAGTCATTGGTTTGACAGTTGTTGATATTGTTATTGGTATAGAGTTGCGAACAGTTAGTTGTGGATCACTTGTACAATATCTTAGAGAACAGCTTCTCAAAAATACTTCGCGACAGTTCTCCGAGTCGGACATAATCCCAATCTTACAAGAATTGAATGTTCTCTTTGCCATAGATGGCATAGATGAAGCCACCAACCAGGGAAAAGCTCTTGTGAGAGAAATTGTGAATAAGTTTACAGATAATCACATCGTCATAACAACTAGGCCAGAATTTACTTTGGAAGTTATGCAGATGGCAGAAGATCACATTGTTTTGCAGGTTGAAGGTTTTgatgatgaaagccagaaaaaatTTGTAGAGAAAGTTTTTTCcatcaaatacacagacacagaatGTAGAGATGATGAAGCCAGGAAGTTTCTGTCATACAAGTCCATTGTACATAATTCACTAAGCAACCACTTAACATTACCATTGACTCTGGCACTCTTGCTTGTTTTGTGGTGTGATGATTCTTTAAAAGTTTCTGCAGTCAGCACCACTACACGTCTCTATCACATGATATATGACATGTCTCAACAGAAATTAATTTCACGGTTGGAAAGCTGTGGGGCAGGGCATGTTGTATCCCTTAGCCGCAAGATACGGCGGTGGCTTAGGGAATTAGGCCACATTGCTTGGATCATGATGTGTGAAGAGATGCTTAATTTAAACCAAGAACATGCTGATCATCTCATGGACCTATGTGATAAAGAAGGGTTAGATCCCATACAAACTATGTCTACATTCTTGAAGTGTGAGGTTAAAGAATCACTGACTGGGATAATGTACCACTTTTCTTTTCAGCATTGCTCTCAGCTTGAGTTTTTAGCAGCAATGTACATTAGTGAAGAGCTATGCATTTTAGAATCTATCTCTTCCTTTACTGAGGGCATGAACTGTTCAAAGTTCCAGGAACTAATCGTATATGTCACTGGACTCCTGAAAATTCATGGAAAACTTACTACATCTTTAGCTAGTCTGATGAAGAACACATTGATACAGTGTATGGGAGTCCATGCCAATGACCCTGCTGTCTGGTGGCGACTGCTCGTAGAGGCAGAAAAAGATACTGCAATGAGTCAGATAGTTGGTTCCATCATTAATCAGACAGAACTCTGGGTTATTAATTCTTGGGACCCCCCAGAAATGACCGAGACCAAAGTGAACTTGCTGCGAGAAACTGGTGCTGCTCCCAGTGAAATTATCATCCACGTGATGTATACAACTAGCTTTAAGCAGCTCTCAGAACTACAGGATATTGTCAGGttaattggagagagaggcaagagtcGAGTTAAGCTCTACATTGATCATCAGTTCCATACTGCTGGTGACCAGGAGCTTGTTGACTCACATGTGGTGCCTCTGCTTAAGGTGAACAATTTGCTGGAATTCAAAGGTCATGCAGGTGAATCCTTTACATCAGAATTAGTAGGAGCCACAAAAATGCAATCACTTTTCATCAGAATAACTTCTCTTAAAGCTTTGTTTAATCTTCATGTGAGCACTAGAAAGCATAGGCACTGGAAAACAAAAGTAATGCCAAATAGAAAGTGGGCCTTGAAGTACATGGAGCTCTTCCTTGATATTAGCACTGATGTAAAATCCTCTGAGATACCTTACATACATTTCAATGGAAACCTGGTGGTCAAACTGGCAGGCATAGCAGACTCGGATGCATTGTGGGCTGGGGAAGTGCTGAAAAGACTCAACAAGCGCTACACTTCTGTCATCCTGCAGGCATCCCACTTGACCCTTGCTGGTATGAAGCAGCTGTTCAATGCTGCTGATGGTGTCACAATCAAAATCATCCGTGTATTATCTGACTATTCTGCCACACAGAAGGAGGTCCAGTCCTTTGCTGTAAAATATGGTGTCAAAATTGGTTGGGGTATCTCTTAG